GTCGGCGGTCGCCCCGTTCGCAATTAGTATCGGATAGAAGATTCAATAACTGACGACTTACACCCGTCAATGAGGTACACGGAATTTCTAACAGGGGTTGATGCTGCTAGGTCGCGTTTTATGACCGGGGTGATTGCCCTGGACGACCATAACCGCATGATGGCCGTCTGTGAACGCTGCGGATCGGCGTATGCGGCGCGAGTGCTCTCGGACGGACGGATCCGTCCGATCGGAGTCGAGTCCTGCTCCTGTGGCTCGACGGACTTCCAACCGCTTCCGTAACCGGTTCCGCTCGCAACCAGTGCGGCCACCCCGATTCTTTGCATCCCCGGCAGAAGACGATCGCTCCCGCGGTCACCCGAGCGCTGTGACGTTCAGGATTACATCCACGATCAGTACAGCTCCGTCGTTCACGGGGGTTGTCCGCGACAAAAGGATGGGATCGCCCGGATTTGAACCGGGGTCACGGGCACCCAAGGCCCGAAGTATACCAAGCTAACCCACGATCCCGTACGTCAACCCTACTGGGCCAACGTCATAAAGCGTTTCGTTATGGACCGAACGGTTTTCCCCGATGCCGTGCTACCGCCGTCTATGACCGGACTCGAACTACTGATGCTGCTTCTCGTGCTCGTGCTCGTTCTCGGGGCGGCTCAACTCGTCCAGGCTGCCAGGCCGTTTATCGTCAACGCGGTAGTCGGCCTCCTGGTAGTGTACCTCGCGCAGGTCGTCTTCGGCATCGGGGTAGCGCTGACGCCGATCGCATTGGCGATCGTAGCGATCGGCGGCTTCCCCGGGTCGCTGCTCGTTATCCTGCTGTCGGTGTTCGATGTCGCGTTCGTCCCGTAACCGCGGCGGCGTCGGCCAGGCGCGTCACGTGCCGCCACGTTACTATTACTGGTCGTAAAGAGGAAGGAAGAACAGGTGTAGCCGTCAGACGCCAGTAAACCGGTCGGTGACGAAGCTATTGTCGGCGGGATCAGAGGTCCGCGTCGCGAAGCTCGAGATCTGCGATCAGCTCGTAGGGATGGGCGT
This window of the Natrinema salifodinae genome carries:
- a CDS encoding pro-sigmaK processing inhibitor BofA family protein, with the protein product MTGLELLMLLLVLVLVLGAAQLVQAARPFIVNAVVGLLVVYLAQVVFGIGVALTPIALAIVAIGGFPGSLLVILLSVFDVAFVP